One window from the genome of Candidatus Flexicrinis affinis encodes:
- a CDS encoding DUF2236 domain-containing protein codes for MSRYARRDEIAALDPSTDYERIVYLVGAYESICNPAVARVRAVQDLRRRACFKLLAQTGEFTTRGQKRYDDTALIVSEIAEHGIDSERGHAAIRQMNRMHRRFDIANDDYLYVLGSFIYEPIRWNPVLAWRPSTEAERLANFYFWREVGKRMGIKDIPATYAEMESFYDAYEAAHFRYSPENAQIAEAAIHVFMNWFPRPLHPLIRSGIVALLDDRMRAAFGFRTPPAWWRWTVRRGLRLNAAITRLLPVRKRPYHFTGQRSRTYPNGYQIDQPRQRALEVAEKEILGWDAVPNPAGRLSPSGLFLADCPRVRGQSGDGGQGV; via the coding sequence GTGAGCCGCTATGCCCGCCGCGACGAAATCGCTGCGCTCGATCCGTCGACGGATTACGAGCGGATCGTCTATCTCGTCGGCGCGTATGAATCCATTTGCAACCCAGCGGTCGCTCGAGTTCGCGCTGTTCAAGACCTTCGCCGCCGAGCATGTTTCAAGCTGCTCGCGCAGACCGGCGAATTCACGACGCGCGGGCAGAAGCGCTACGACGACACCGCGCTGATCGTCTCCGAGATTGCCGAGCACGGCATCGACAGCGAACGCGGGCACGCGGCCATCCGTCAGATGAACCGCATGCACCGCCGGTTCGACATCGCCAACGACGACTATCTCTACGTGCTCGGCTCGTTCATCTACGAACCGATTCGCTGGAACCCGGTATTGGCATGGCGGCCTTCGACCGAGGCCGAACGCCTCGCCAACTTCTACTTCTGGCGCGAGGTCGGCAAGCGCATGGGCATCAAGGACATCCCCGCCACCTACGCCGAGATGGAATCCTTCTACGACGCCTACGAGGCCGCGCACTTCCGTTATTCGCCGGAGAACGCGCAGATCGCCGAAGCGGCCATCCACGTATTCATGAACTGGTTTCCGCGCCCGCTGCACCCGTTGATCCGGTCGGGTATCGTCGCCTTGCTCGACGACCGGATGCGGGCGGCGTTCGGGTTTCGCACGCCGCCGGCATGGTGGCGATGGACGGTGCGGCGCGGGCTGCGCCTAAACGCGGCGATCACCCGCCTGCTGCCGGTGCGCAAGCGACCGTACCACTTCACCGGGCAGCGCAGCCGCACCTACCCGAACGGTTATCAAATCGATCAGCCTCGGCAGCGCGCCTTAGAGGTCGCTGAAAAGGAGATTCTAGGTTGGGACGCTGTCCCAAACCCTGCCGGAAGGCTGTCGCCCTCCGGCCTTTTTCTCGCGGATTGTCCTCGCGTGCGAGGACAATCCGGAGATGGGGGTCAAGGGGTGTAA